Genomic segment of Myxococcus stipitatus:
CGACGTTCCTACCCGGGTTCACGCCTTGCGCATCTGCCTCGTATCCAAAGAGCTCTCGCCATTCTTCGGGGGCGGCATCGGCACCTACGTCGCCCTCATGAGTCGGGCCTTCTCGGACGCGGGGCATGAGGTCCATGTCCTCACCGCGGCACACCCAGGACTCGAACAAGCGCCCGTTCTATTCCCCGGGGTGCGGGTCCACACCGTCGCCGAGCTGGAGCCAGGATACGCGGGCGCCTTCCCGTTTCCTCCGCTGCGGCATGCCATGGCGGCGTACACCGCGTTGCAATCGCTTCACGCCCAGCACCCGTTCGACCTCATCGAGTTCCCCGAGTATGAGGGCGAGGGCTACTTCGCGTTGCGAGCCCGGAGGACGCTGGGAGCGCTCGCCACCGCGGTACTCGCGGTCCGCCTCCACACCCCCACGCACGAGGTCCAGCGCTTCAACCGCGTCACCACGCTGGACATGGACGCCACCCAGCAGGAGTTCATGGAGGACTGCTCCATCCGGGACGCGGACCTCCTGCTCTCTCCCACTCAGTCCCTGCTCGACCTTGTGAGGACGCGGCTGGAGCTCGGGGACAAGGGCGTGGTGGTGCCGCACCCCTTCCCCACGAGCTCCTTCGCCCAGCCCACGGCGCGCCCACGCGCCGAGCCACCGCGCGTGCTGTATTTCGGACGGCTCGAGTACCGGAAGGGCGTGCAGCATCTCATCGAGGCGATGCAGCTCCTCTTTGCCCGCGGACTCCAAGCCGAGGTCCAGTTCGTGGGAGGAGACACGCGAACGGGGCCCTTCGGCCGGTCCATGCGCGAGTGGCTGGAGCGCCGCATCGCACCGGAATGGAAGCACCGCTTCCACTTCGAGCCGCCCCGCCCGCGCGCCGAGCTCGCCGCCGTCATCTCGGAGGCGACGGTCTGCTGCTTCCCGTCGCTCTGGGAGAACTTCCCCAACGTGTGCCTGGAGGCCATGAGCGCCGGCTGCCTTGTCGTCGGCAGCGACGCCGGTGGCATGGCGGAGGTCATCCAGGACGGTCACAGCGGCCTCCTGTTCCGGGCCGGAGATTCAAAGCACCTGGCGGAGGTCCTCGAGCGCGCGCTGACCACGCCCGCGCTGCAGCAAGCCGTGCGCGACGCGGCCCCCGCGCGAATCGCCGACTACTGCCAGCCCGCGAGCATCGCGCGGCAGGTCGAGGCCGCCGTCGCGGCGCATCCGCCCCGCCTCCCCGCGCTTCGCCCGCCGGCCAAGACCAAGGCCAAGGGGAGCACGCCACGAGTGACCGTCCTCGTGCCCTACTTCAACATGGGGCGCTACCTGCCGGAGACCCTGCGCTCCATCCGCGCGCAGACCTTCACGGACTACGAAATCCTCCTCGTGGATGACGGCTCCACCGACCCGCACAGCCGTGCGTTGCTGGAGACCTTGGACGCACCGGACCTGCGCATCATCTCCAAGCAGAACGGGGGACTCAGCTCGGCCCGGAACGCGGGGCTGCGAGAGGCGAAGGGGCACTATGTCCTGCCGCTGGATGCGGACGACCTCCTCCAGCCCACCTTCCTCGAGAAGACCGTCGCCGTCATGGAAGGCTCACGAGACTTCGCCTTCGTCACGTCGCTGGTGTCCTACTTCATCGATGACCCGGCGCGAGTCGTGGGCGGCTGGGCCCCCTGGGGCGTCGAGCGAGATGCCCTCTGGGTGTTCAACGTGGCCTCTACCTGCACCGCGCTGATGGAGCGCCGGCACCTGGAAGAGGTCGGCGGCTACGACGAGTGGCTCACGGCCTACGAAGACTGGGATGTCTTCTGCTCGCTCGCCGAGCGAGGGCTTTCGGGCACGGTCATTCCCGAGCCCCTCTTCCAGTACCGGCTGCGCCCGGACTCGATGACTCGCACCACGGTGGTGACGGACCGCTACGCGGTGATGGCGTACCTGTACCAGAAGCATCCTTCGCTGGCCCTCCAGCCGGAGCGCTCCCTGCGCATCCTCCAGGGGGAAGCGCACAAACAGCAGCAGCTGGCGGCGATGAACACCGCGCCCACCAAGCCCCTGCTGCACCAGGTCGCGGACCGGGTGAACGAGGCCCTCAAGCAGCAGCTGGAGCCTTTCCATCCCGCGCTGCGGCGAAC
This window contains:
- a CDS encoding glycosyltransferase, which codes for MRICLVSKELSPFFGGGIGTYVALMSRAFSDAGHEVHVLTAAHPGLEQAPVLFPGVRVHTVAELEPGYAGAFPFPPLRHAMAAYTALQSLHAQHPFDLIEFPEYEGEGYFALRARRTLGALATAVLAVRLHTPTHEVQRFNRVTTLDMDATQQEFMEDCSIRDADLLLSPTQSLLDLVRTRLELGDKGVVVPHPFPTSSFAQPTARPRAEPPRVLYFGRLEYRKGVQHLIEAMQLLFARGLQAEVQFVGGDTRTGPFGRSMREWLERRIAPEWKHRFHFEPPRPRAELAAVISEATVCCFPSLWENFPNVCLEAMSAGCLVVGSDAGGMAEVIQDGHSGLLFRAGDSKHLAEVLERALTTPALQQAVRDAAPARIADYCQPASIARQVEAAVAAHPPRLPALRPPAKTKAKGSTPRVTVLVPYFNMGRYLPETLRSIRAQTFTDYEILLVDDGSTDPHSRALLETLDAPDLRIISKQNGGLSSARNAGLREAKGHYVLPLDADDLLQPTFLEKTVAVMEGSRDFAFVTSLVSYFIDDPARVVGGWAPWGVERDALWVFNVASTCTALMERRHLEEVGGYDEWLTAYEDWDVFCSLAERGLSGTVIPEPLFQYRLRPDSMTRTTVVTDRYAVMAYLYQKHPSLALQPERSLRILQGEAHKQQQLAAMNTAPTKPLLHQVADRVNEALKQQLEPFHPALRRTAQWLLKSSPEDSRPLRYQLMEKVKRLKPPGR